In Achromobacter spanius, the following proteins share a genomic window:
- a CDS encoding C45 family autoproteolytic acyltransferase/hydolase produces MPYKYVRIAGNRREVGQALGKLARPMMSAYLNQSSTWEALRRWRDHPYVDELGQQARAALPQIWEEIEGLADGLRMPVKDVLLWNCRGDLLHSTTDGCTSVALKGADGTRWIGHNEDGDPYLYGRCPLVDVALDDAPGYVSFYYPGSLPGHTFGANRAGLVQTINNLRTRLRQPGVPRMFLARAVLDCSTLDEAVALLQDLPHSGGFHHLLGSATDPRLISAEAAPGLVSTMDIGTRYGHANHMVHAKARDQPQVITESSRDRQNRIEGIVDGWSPETGSADMLAALHETLGALPILRTDAADPDGENTLATAMFEIRDDEVTLRVYDRRKMADIALDVMSEPD; encoded by the coding sequence ATGCCCTACAAGTATGTACGCATAGCCGGAAACCGGCGCGAAGTTGGCCAGGCGCTGGGCAAGTTGGCACGCCCGATGATGTCGGCGTACCTGAATCAAAGCAGCACTTGGGAAGCCCTGCGGCGCTGGCGTGACCACCCCTATGTGGATGAACTGGGCCAGCAGGCCCGGGCAGCGTTGCCGCAGATATGGGAAGAGATTGAAGGGCTGGCCGACGGCCTGCGCATGCCTGTGAAAGACGTGCTGCTATGGAATTGCCGTGGCGACTTGCTGCACAGCACCACCGACGGCTGCACGTCCGTCGCGCTGAAAGGCGCAGACGGCACCCGCTGGATCGGGCATAACGAAGACGGCGACCCCTACTTGTATGGGCGCTGCCCCCTGGTTGATGTGGCCCTGGACGACGCGCCCGGCTATGTCAGCTTCTACTACCCGGGTTCGTTGCCGGGGCATACCTTCGGCGCCAATCGGGCAGGCCTGGTGCAAACCATCAATAACCTGCGCACCCGATTGCGCCAACCGGGCGTGCCACGCATGTTTCTGGCCCGCGCGGTGCTGGACTGTTCCACGCTGGATGAGGCCGTCGCCCTGCTTCAAGACCTGCCGCATTCCGGCGGCTTTCACCATCTGCTGGGTAGCGCAACGGACCCCCGGCTGATCAGCGCCGAGGCGGCGCCGGGTCTGGTGTCCACCATGGATATCGGCACGCGCTACGGCCATGCCAACCATATGGTCCATGCCAAAGCGCGCGACCAGCCGCAAGTGATTACGGAATCATCGCGCGACCGGCAAAACCGGATCGAGGGGATCGTGGATGGCTGGTCACCTGAAACCGGCAGCGCGGACATGCTGGCCGCACTGCACGAGACGCTGGGCGCCCTGCCTATCTTGCGGACCGACGCGGCCGATCCGGATGGTGAAAATACCTTGGCAACCGCGATGTTTGAAATCCGCGACGACGAGGTCACGTTGCGAGTCTATGACCGCAGAAAGATGGCGGACATTGCGCTGGATGTAATGTCGGAACCGGACTAG
- the gmk gene encoding guanylate kinase yields MHANPGNVFMVVAPSGAGKSSLVKALLQQDPSIELSISCTTRAPRPGEEDGREYRFVSAEDFRQMRDGQNLLEWAEVHGNFYGTPRDRIDTATREGRDVLLEIDWQGARQVKQRFPGAIGIFVLPPSIDELENRLKARGQDAPQVIARRLMAAGGEIAHAPECEYVIINQEFSVALSELIQIVSAARLRFSSQAARHAQLFSQLGIPAEH; encoded by the coding sequence ATGCACGCCAATCCCGGAAACGTCTTCATGGTCGTCGCGCCCAGCGGCGCGGGCAAGTCCAGCCTGGTCAAGGCATTGCTCCAGCAAGACCCTTCCATCGAACTTTCCATTTCCTGCACCACGCGCGCGCCTCGGCCCGGCGAAGAAGATGGCCGTGAATACCGCTTCGTGTCCGCGGAAGACTTCAGGCAGATGCGCGACGGGCAAAATTTGCTGGAATGGGCCGAAGTGCATGGCAATTTCTACGGCACCCCACGCGACCGCATCGACACCGCCACGCGCGAAGGGCGCGACGTCCTGCTTGAAATCGATTGGCAAGGCGCGCGCCAGGTAAAACAGCGTTTTCCGGGGGCAATCGGCATTTTCGTGCTGCCGCCGTCGATCGATGAACTGGAAAACCGCTTGAAGGCGCGCGGCCAGGACGCGCCGCAAGTGATCGCGCGCCGGCTGATGGCCGCGGGCGGTGAAATCGCCCACGCGCCAGAATGCGAATATGTTATTATTAATCAAGAATTTAGCGTAGCCTTGTCGGAACTGATACAAATAGTCAGCGCCGCGCGGCTGCGTTTTTCGTCTCAGGCCGCCCGGCACGCTCAGTTGTTCTCACAACTTGGCATTCCCGCCGAGCACTGA
- the rpoZ gene encoding DNA-directed RNA polymerase subunit omega → MARITVEDCLNQIPNRFKLTLAATYRARELAQGHAPRLDSKDKPTVTALREIAGGLTGVEMLRKVPT, encoded by the coding sequence ATGGCTCGCATTACCGTCGAAGACTGTCTGAATCAAATCCCCAACCGTTTCAAGCTCACGCTGGCCGCGACGTACCGCGCCCGCGAGTTGGCGCAAGGCCATGCCCCGCGCCTGGACAGCAAAGACAAGCCCACGGTCACTGCACTGCGCGAAATCGCGGGCGGCCTAACCGGCGTGGAAATGCTGCGTAAAGTTCCCACCTGA
- a CDS encoding SDR family oxidoreductase: protein MHTNEIEPPRVALVTGAGTGIGRAVALEFLAQGYRVVLAGRRRDPLEATRTAAGEDGVRALVVPTDVSDEHAVRDLFDTAQREYGRLDVLFNNAGRGAPAMPIEELPVSVWREVVDTNLTGMFLCAQAAIRVMKAQSPQGGRIINNGSISAHAPRPFSIAYTATKHAVTGLTKSISLDCRPYGIACGQIDIGNAATDMTERMAAGILQADGSTKVEPRMDVAHVAQAVAAMARLPLDANVQFMTIMATNMPFVGRG, encoded by the coding sequence ATGCATACGAACGAGATCGAACCGCCGCGCGTAGCCCTGGTAACCGGCGCAGGGACAGGAATTGGACGTGCGGTAGCGCTGGAATTTCTGGCCCAAGGCTATCGGGTAGTGCTGGCGGGCCGTCGGCGCGATCCGCTCGAGGCCACCCGCACGGCAGCGGGCGAAGATGGTGTGCGCGCCCTGGTGGTGCCTACCGATGTCTCGGACGAACACGCCGTGCGTGATCTATTCGACACGGCGCAGCGTGAATATGGCCGCCTGGACGTGCTGTTCAATAACGCGGGCCGTGGCGCGCCCGCCATGCCCATTGAAGAACTGCCCGTGTCGGTGTGGCGCGAAGTCGTCGACACCAACCTGACCGGCATGTTCCTGTGCGCGCAAGCCGCCATCCGTGTGATGAAGGCGCAGTCCCCGCAGGGCGGCCGGATCATCAATAACGGGTCTATTTCCGCCCACGCGCCGCGCCCGTTTTCCATTGCCTATACGGCTACCAAGCACGCCGTGACCGGCTTGACCAAATCCATCTCGCTGGATTGCCGCCCCTATGGCATTGCCTGCGGGCAGATCGACATCGGCAACGCCGCGACTGACATGACCGAGCGCATGGCAGCCGGCATCCTGCAGGCCGACGGCAGCACCAAGGTCGAGCCGCGCATGGATGTGGCGCACGTGGCGCAAGCCGTCGCCGCGATGGCGCGCCTGCCCCTG
- a CDS encoding RelA/SpoT family protein yields the protein MAFPGLKYASSGLLAALRAGSRLGRRTGKKSKNLATPPSVAAQEAADATASPVASLAPLTEIIGSYLDPKDVERVREAYRFADQAHLGQFRASGSPYISHPIAVTEICAGWKLDVNALSAALLHDVMEDQGIAKHELAERFGPEVAELVDGLSKLDRLDFATKAEQQAESFRKMLLAMARDVRVILIKLADRLHNMRTLDAVNPEKRRRIARETLDIYAPIAHRLGLNLLFRELQDLCFAAMYPNRYQVLYKAVLAARGNRREVITKIADSVRASLPAAGIEAEVTGREKTLYGIYRKMVDQKKSFSDVLDIYGFRVIVHTLPECYLALGTLHQLYRPVPGKFKDYIAIPKVNGYQSLHTTLVGPYGTPVEFQFRTRDMHHVAEEGVASHWLYKGADLTLNDLQKRTHQWLQSLLDIQSQTGDSGEFLEHVKVDLFPDAVYVFTPRGKIISLPRGATPVDFAYAIHTDIGNQAVAAKVNGEFVPLRTELNSGDTVEIVTSPASRPNAQWLNYVRTGRARSEIRHYLRTVKYEESVAFGERLLSQALQELHMPMPATDDPAWQKLARSTGASSREEILADIGLGKRLAAVVARRFAPEHQLVATTAAAVDELTSARSAPILIQGNEGQAVQLAPCCGPLPGDPIVAGMRMGHGLVVHTADCPVAMRQRLREPERWINVAWDAHTAKHLATRLDIITRNERGVLGRLAAEVTAADANIMHVTMHDDAVSTVSLHLTIQVDSRKHLAQVIRAIRHVPQVQKIVRVKG from the coding sequence ATGGCTTTTCCCGGGCTGAAGTACGCTTCATCTGGTCTGCTTGCCGCGCTACGTGCCGGCTCCCGTCTTGGGCGCCGCACGGGTAAGAAAAGCAAGAACCTCGCTACGCCACCGTCTGTCGCTGCGCAAGAAGCGGCGGACGCAACCGCTTCGCCGGTTGCTTCGCTGGCACCGCTGACCGAAATCATCGGCAGCTATCTCGATCCCAAAGATGTAGAACGTGTGCGCGAAGCCTATCGCTTCGCAGATCAGGCGCACCTGGGCCAATTCCGCGCCAGCGGGTCGCCCTACATTTCGCACCCGATCGCCGTCACTGAAATCTGCGCAGGCTGGAAGCTCGACGTCAACGCGTTGTCGGCCGCCCTGCTGCATGACGTGATGGAAGACCAGGGCATCGCCAAGCACGAGCTTGCCGAACGCTTTGGCCCTGAAGTCGCCGAGCTGGTTGATGGCCTGTCCAAACTGGACCGCCTGGACTTCGCCACGAAGGCCGAACAACAAGCCGAAAGTTTCCGCAAGATGCTGCTAGCGATGGCGCGCGACGTGCGCGTCATTCTCATCAAGCTGGCCGACCGCTTGCACAACATGCGCACGCTGGACGCGGTCAACCCCGAGAAGCGCCGACGCATCGCCCGCGAGACGCTGGATATCTATGCGCCCATTGCGCATCGCCTGGGCCTGAACCTGCTGTTTCGCGAACTGCAGGACCTATGCTTCGCGGCCATGTACCCGAACCGCTATCAGGTGCTGTACAAGGCGGTGCTGGCCGCGCGCGGCAATCGCCGCGAAGTCATTACGAAGATTGCCGATTCAGTGCGGGCCTCGCTGCCCGCCGCCGGTATCGAAGCCGAAGTCACGGGCCGCGAGAAAACGCTTTATGGCATCTACCGCAAGATGGTGGACCAGAAGAAATCGTTTTCCGACGTACTCGACATCTATGGCTTTCGCGTCATCGTGCACACCCTGCCCGAGTGCTATCTGGCGCTGGGCACGCTGCACCAGCTCTATCGACCCGTTCCCGGCAAGTTCAAGGACTACATCGCCATCCCGAAGGTGAACGGCTATCAGTCCTTGCACACGACGCTGGTCGGCCCCTACGGCACGCCGGTGGAATTCCAGTTCCGCACGCGCGACATGCATCACGTGGCCGAAGAAGGCGTGGCGTCGCACTGGCTGTACAAGGGCGCCGACCTGACGCTGAACGACCTGCAAAAGCGCACCCATCAATGGCTGCAATCGCTGCTGGATATTCAAAGCCAGACGGGTGATTCCGGCGAATTCCTTGAACACGTCAAGGTGGATCTGTTCCCGGATGCGGTCTACGTGTTCACGCCGCGCGGCAAGATCATTTCGCTGCCACGCGGCGCTACGCCCGTGGACTTCGCCTACGCCATCCATACCGACATCGGCAACCAGGCCGTGGCGGCCAAGGTCAACGGCGAGTTCGTTCCGCTGCGCACCGAGCTCAACAGCGGCGACACGGTGGAAATCGTCACGTCACCCGCCTCGCGCCCCAATGCGCAGTGGCTCAATTACGTACGCACCGGCCGCGCTCGCTCTGAAATCCGGCACTACCTGCGCACCGTCAAGTACGAAGAATCGGTGGCGTTCGGCGAACGCTTGCTGAGCCAGGCCTTGCAAGAATTGCACATGCCGATGCCGGCCACCGATGACCCCGCGTGGCAGAAGTTGGCGCGCAGCACCGGCGCCAGTTCGCGCGAGGAAATCCTTGCCGATATCGGCCTGGGTAAGCGTCTGGCCGCCGTTGTCGCACGCCGGTTTGCGCCCGAACACCAATTGGTCGCCACCACTGCGGCGGCGGTGGACGAGCTGACTTCCGCGCGTAGCGCCCCCATCCTGATCCAAGGCAACGAAGGCCAGGCCGTGCAGTTGGCGCCGTGTTGCGGTCCGCTGCCGGGCGACCCGATTGTGGCGGGCATGCGCATGGGTCATGGGCTGGTGGTACACACCGCCGACTGCCCGGTGGCCATGCGCCAGCGCCTGCGCGAACCCGAACGTTGGATCAACGTCGCCTGGGACGCCCACACCGCGAAGCACCTGGCCACGCGCCTGGACATCATCACCCGCAACGAGCGCGGCGTATTGGGCCGGCTGGCGGCGGAAGTTACCGCGGCCGACGCCAACATCATGCACGTGACGATGCACGACGATGCGGTCTCCACGGTGTCGTTGCACCTGACCATTCAGGTCGACAGCCGCAAGCACCTGGCCCAGGTCATCCGCGCCATTCGGCACGTGCCGCAGGTGCAGAAGATCGTTCGGGTGAAAGGCTGA
- a CDS encoding c-type cytochrome, whose translation MKPCSIFRAVRRAGFTGALLASLSTLFFAPSTTFAADTRPTFTPPSAASLPDTDFGKIVRQGEQIFLHTPQMAGKFVGNNLNCVSCHLDAGRRPDSAPMWAAYVLYPAYRVKNEHVNTLAERLQGCFRFSMNGKAPAADDPVLTALQSYMFWLASKAPTGVVLEGQGYRKLPAPAQKADYVRGSEVYAQYCAVCHGAQGQGQKNGKHWVFPALWGADSFNWGAGMHQIGNAAGFIKANMPLGQAGMLSDQEAWDVAYFMNAHERPQDPRYKESVAATRAKYHDSDDSLYGIEVNGHLLGSDAPPPGGTLIQANAKPAS comes from the coding sequence ATGAAGCCCTGTTCGATCTTCCGCGCGGTGCGCAGGGCCGGGTTCACCGGCGCGCTGCTCGCCTCGCTGTCCACTCTATTTTTTGCGCCGTCCACCACGTTCGCGGCCGACACCCGCCCAACCTTCACGCCGCCTTCCGCGGCCTCGTTGCCGGACACCGACTTCGGCAAGATCGTGCGTCAAGGCGAACAGATCTTCCTGCATACCCCGCAAATGGCGGGCAAGTTCGTGGGCAATAACCTGAACTGCGTCAGTTGCCATCTGGATGCCGGACGCAGGCCCGATTCCGCGCCGATGTGGGCAGCCTACGTGCTCTACCCGGCCTACCGCGTGAAGAACGAACACGTCAACACGCTGGCCGAACGCCTGCAAGGCTGTTTTCGTTTCAGCATGAACGGCAAGGCCCCGGCGGCGGATGACCCGGTGCTGACCGCGTTGCAAAGCTATATGTTCTGGCTGGCCAGCAAGGCGCCCACGGGCGTAGTGTTGGAGGGCCAGGGCTACCGCAAACTGCCCGCGCCCGCGCAGAAGGCGGACTACGTGCGCGGCAGCGAGGTCTATGCGCAGTACTGCGCGGTATGCCACGGGGCCCAAGGACAGGGTCAGAAGAATGGCAAGCACTGGGTGTTTCCGGCGCTGTGGGGCGCCGACTCGTTCAATTGGGGCGCCGGCATGCACCAGATCGGCAACGCCGCCGGCTTCATCAAGGCCAACATGCCCTTGGGCCAGGCCGGCATGCTGAGCGATCAGGAAGCCTGGGACGTGGCCTACTTCATGAATGCGCACGAACGCCCGCAAGACCCGCGCTACAAAGAATCGGTTGCGGCAACGCGAGCCAAATACCATGACTCGGACGATTCCCTCTACGGCATCGAAGTCAATGGCCATCTGCTGGGTAGCGATGCCCCACCGCCGGGCGGCACGCTGATCCAGGCGAATGCCAAACCGGCGAGTTGA
- a CDS encoding c-type cytochrome, whose protein sequence is MTPRSLRATLLAGLLCATVAHAQGAPDGKQISMQGANGAPACITCHGARGEGNPAAGFPQLAGIGAKYLAEQLEAMANGSRVSPIMAATAKALNPAQQEAVARYYAGLPSPLNTDRLAATAMHPVKPADTGAWLATRGAWDKNVPACNQCHGPGGIGVGENFPSLAGQPAAYIAGQLRAWQQGQRPPGPLGLMPAVATRLSDAEIDAVSAYYAGLPAAADQLATQSPANQGKTQ, encoded by the coding sequence ATGACCCCACGGTCCCTACGCGCCACGCTGCTGGCAGGTCTGCTATGCGCGACGGTTGCGCATGCGCAGGGCGCGCCTGACGGCAAACAGATCAGCATGCAAGGCGCCAACGGCGCTCCCGCCTGTATTACCTGTCACGGCGCACGGGGCGAAGGCAACCCGGCCGCGGGCTTTCCGCAACTGGCGGGTATCGGCGCCAAGTATCTGGCGGAACAACTGGAAGCCATGGCCAACGGTTCGCGCGTGAGCCCCATCATGGCTGCGACCGCCAAGGCTCTGAACCCCGCGCAGCAAGAGGCCGTGGCCCGCTATTACGCAGGCTTGCCCTCCCCGCTCAATACCGACCGCCTGGCCGCGACGGCCATGCACCCGGTCAAGCCGGCCGACACCGGCGCGTGGCTGGCCACACGCGGCGCCTGGGACAAGAACGTGCCCGCCTGTAATCAGTGCCACGGGCCAGGAGGAATCGGCGTTGGCGAAAACTTCCCTAGCCTGGCGGGACAACCGGCCGCCTATATCGCCGGCCAGTTGCGCGCGTGGCAGCAAGGCCAGCGCCCGCCCGGCCCCTTGGGCTTGATGCCCGCCGTGGCCACCCGCCTGAGCGACGCGGAAATCGACGCCGTGTCGGCCTATTACGCCGGCCTGCCCGCCGCCGCGGATCAACTTGCCACGCAATCGCCCGCCAACCAAGGGAAGACGCAATGA
- the glnQ gene encoding glutamine ABC transporter ATP-binding protein GlnQ, which translates to MSMVEFHNVTKHFGESMVLDDISLNIDAGEVVVVVGPSGSGKSTFLRCINVLETINGGDLLVDGLSVKGDTAQVREIRREAGMVFQQFNLFPQMTALENVMFGPVHTRGQPRGEARELAEALLDKVGLAERMHHYPAELSGGQQQRVAIARALAIKPKLMLFDEPTSALDPELRHEVLKVMRDLAEEGMTMVVVTHEMEFARKVGSRLIFIDAGKIAHDGPPAELLSNPPSQRLKDFLQHVK; encoded by the coding sequence ATGAGCATGGTCGAATTCCATAACGTCACCAAGCACTTCGGCGAATCCATGGTGCTGGACGACATATCGCTGAACATCGACGCGGGTGAGGTTGTAGTGGTGGTGGGTCCGTCGGGTTCCGGCAAGTCCACTTTCCTGCGATGCATCAATGTGCTGGAAACCATCAACGGCGGTGACTTGCTGGTGGATGGCCTGAGCGTCAAGGGCGATACGGCGCAGGTGCGCGAGATTCGCCGCGAGGCCGGCATGGTGTTCCAGCAGTTCAACCTGTTCCCACAGATGACCGCGCTGGAAAACGTCATGTTCGGCCCCGTGCATACGCGGGGCCAGCCGCGCGGCGAAGCACGCGAGCTGGCCGAGGCATTGCTGGACAAGGTGGGCCTTGCTGAGCGCATGCATCACTACCCGGCGGAGCTGTCCGGTGGTCAGCAACAGCGCGTGGCCATTGCCCGCGCCCTGGCCATCAAGCCCAAGCTGATGTTGTTCGACGAGCCCACCTCGGCGCTCGACCCGGAACTGCGTCACGAAGTGCTGAAGGTGATGCGGGACCTGGCGGAGGAGGGCATGACGATGGTGGTCGTGACCCACGAAATGGAATTCGCGCGCAAGGTCGGCAGCCGGCTTATCTTCATCGACGCGGGAAAAATCGCGCACGATGGGCCACCGGCTGAACTACTGAGCAACCCGCCCAGCCAGCGTTTGAAGGATTTCCTGCAGCACGTGAAGTGA
- the glnP gene encoding glutamine ABC transporter permease GlnP yields MEFDWAVIQDAIPNLLEGTLMTIKITFWGLVGGFLLGALSGVTRAYGHPVLSAIAQVYVAVIRGTPIVVQVMFIYFALPLLADIRVDAEWAAIVTLIINSGAYISEIVRGALLSVHKGLKEAGQAMGLPFHKILFHIIGPVAFRRMIPPLGNQCIISLKDSSLFIVIGVAELTRQGQEIMASNFRAVEIWSAVAIVYLILTGLMALSLHLVERRMRIL; encoded by the coding sequence GTGGAATTTGACTGGGCAGTAATTCAAGACGCGATACCCAATCTGCTTGAGGGTACGCTGATGACCATCAAGATCACGTTCTGGGGCTTGGTTGGCGGTTTCCTGCTGGGGGCGTTGTCTGGCGTGACCCGTGCTTACGGCCACCCGGTCCTGTCGGCGATCGCACAGGTCTATGTGGCCGTCATCCGCGGCACGCCGATCGTTGTGCAGGTGATGTTCATCTACTTCGCCTTGCCGCTGTTGGCTGATATCCGGGTAGATGCCGAATGGGCGGCCATCGTCACCCTGATCATCAACTCGGGCGCCTACATCTCTGAAATTGTGCGGGGTGCGCTGCTGTCCGTGCACAAGGGGCTGAAGGAAGCCGGGCAGGCAATGGGCTTGCCGTTCCACAAGATCTTGTTCCACATCATCGGGCCCGTGGCGTTTCGCCGCATGATCCCGCCGCTGGGCAACCAGTGCATCATCAGCTTGAAGGATTCATCGCTGTTCATCGTGATCGGCGTGGCCGAACTGACACGCCAGGGCCAAGAGATCATGGCCAGTAACTTCCGCGCCGTTGAAATCTGGTCCGCTGTCGCGATCGTCTACCTGATCCTGACCGGGCTGATGGCGCTGAGCCTGCACCTGGTGGAAAGAAGGATGCGCATATTATGA
- the glnH gene encoding glutamine ABC transporter substrate-binding protein GlnH, translating into MIKRKVAAALVGLSVAMFGAVSGAQAQGKELVVATDTAFVPFEFKQGNTYVGFDVDLWAAIAKELNLKYKLQPMDFNGIIPGLQTKNIDAALAGITIRDDRKKVIDFSDPYYESGLAILVSDKNTDIKDAKSLAGKTVAVKTGTATVDFLKAQVPDAKLKLFPNIDNAYLELATGRVDAAVHDTPNVQYYANTAGKGRVKVIGSVKSGDFYGIAFPKGSDLVPQVNKALATLKANGQYDAIYEKWFGKKP; encoded by the coding sequence ATGATCAAACGTAAAGTCGCCGCCGCCTTGGTCGGCCTGTCCGTGGCCATGTTCGGCGCCGTGTCCGGCGCGCAAGCCCAGGGCAAGGAATTGGTGGTGGCCACCGATACCGCTTTCGTGCCGTTCGAGTTCAAGCAGGGTAATACCTATGTGGGCTTTGATGTGGATCTCTGGGCCGCCATCGCCAAGGAACTCAACCTGAAGTACAAGCTTCAGCCGATGGATTTCAACGGCATCATTCCGGGCCTGCAAACGAAGAACATCGACGCCGCGCTCGCGGGCATCACGATTCGAGACGACCGCAAGAAGGTCATCGACTTCTCGGATCCCTACTATGAAAGCGGCCTGGCCATTCTGGTCAGCGACAAGAACACCGATATCAAGGACGCCAAGTCCCTCGCCGGCAAGACCGTTGCCGTCAAGACCGGCACCGCCACCGTGGACTTCCTGAAAGCCCAGGTGCCGGACGCCAAGCTCAAGCTGTTCCCCAACATCGACAACGCCTATCTTGAACTGGCCACGGGCCGCGTGGACGCCGCCGTGCATGACACGCCGAATGTTCAGTACTACGCCAACACGGCAGGCAAGGGCCGCGTGAAGGTGATCGGTTCCGTCAAGAGCGGTGACTTCTACGGCATCGCCTTCCCCAAGGGCAGCGATCTGGTCCCGCAGGTGAACAAGGCCTTGGCCACGTTGAAAGCCAACGGCCAGTACGACGCCATCTATGAAAAGTGGTTCGGCAAGAAGCCGTAA